From a single Ailuropoda melanoleuca isolate Jingjing chromosome 12, ASM200744v2, whole genome shotgun sequence genomic region:
- the LOC117795222 gene encoding translation initiation factor IF-2-like: MGTEAKTSGPPPPWGNPELLPRGSCRGGPGRSGPRPSQLPARKGFGEQGARGAPHPARPHPARAPQSAPGAARAILAAPAAASARAESRRRWWRPDPLAPRLPRPPAAGQSRPCRLCPPGASSRRRLSPAPPPTPARLEGKGGGRGRLPPPHSHPLRLSPTLLHPHARRHAGIWSAAGAGLPRGAPHPGLQLPIDSAHALGIVGFVVRPGPGGSLPRRRWGRGGGGWEISMPRRLGSRCLKQREVGSAVARPRVEYLDSQGDANCRPGCLSDAAVASCGRARLKGKPLGPRTPPRGPSPTSKPNSNSPRTSRSTALSPSKLHLFWQSGSP, from the exons ATGGGGACTGAGGCCAAGACAAGCGGACCCCCGCCCCCATGGGGGAACCCAGAGCTCCTACCCCGGGGAAGTTGCCGGGGTGGACCGGGCCGGTCTGGGCCGCGGCCGAGCCAGCTGCCCGCGCGGAAGGGGTTCGGGGAACAAGGGGCGCGGGGGGCCCCGCATCCCGCCCGTCCTCATCCCGCCCGCGCACCTCAGTCAGCGCCCGGCGCCGCGCGGGCCATACTCGCCGCTCCTGCCGCCGCCTCCGCCCGTGCAGAAAGCCGCCGCCGCTGGTGGCGTCCGGACCCGTTAGCTCCGCGGCTCCCTCGTCCTCCTGCAGCGGGCCAGTCCCGCCCTTGCCGGCTCTGCCCTCCCGGAGCGAGCAGCCGCCGCCGCCTCAGtccggcccctccccccaccccagcccggctagaagggaagggtgggggaagggggcggctgccccctccccattcacATCCTCTCcgtctctcccccaccctcctccacccgCACGCGCGCAGGCATGCTGGGATATGGAGTGCAGCCGGCGCTGGGCTGCCTAGGGGTGCCCCACATCCAGGACTACAGCTCCCGATAGACAGCGCGCACGCCCTAGGGATTGTGGGCTTTGTAGTTCGTCCGGGGCCCGGGGGTAGTCTACCGCGCAGGAGGTGGGGTCGGGGAGGGGGGGGATGGGAAATCTCCATGCCCAGAAGGCTGGGCTCCAGGTGTTTGAAACAGAGGGAAGTGGGGTCTGCGGTGGCCCGGCCTCGGGTTGAATACCTGGATTCCCAGGGAGATGCAAACTGTAGACCAGGATGCCTCTCAGACGCGGCTGTGGCCAGCTGCGGCCGAGCTCGGCTCAAGGGGAAGCCTCTGGGCCCCCGAACACCGCCTCGG GGACCTTCCCCAACTTCCAAACCTAACTCAAACTCTCCAAGAACCTCCAGGTCGACCGCACTTTCGCCCTCCAAGCTTCATCTCTTCTGGCAGAGCGGAAGCCcgtag